One stretch of Toxoplasma gondii ME49 chromosome XI, whole genome shotgun sequence DNA includes these proteins:
- the AP2XI1 gene encoding AP2 domain transcription factor AP2XI-1 (encoded by transcript TGME49_309410), producing the protein MTQEEPRLTGQLHTPIRGPIQPPEIEEMENAVTPKCADVAPAAAASHSSHSSASTVGDLSDGSSDPDSQPSRGDVRDEELAKAAVFDALTPKHSPEPRAVAAELHTAPVVGPDDTSRPIALFHPDGPEENAWKADGETATIHGGEASQEEGADSSSEDLRQDQRTQGRPVASPLPSSFEHASSFLRLVSSAIGAPQAGSSLSRLGIPVRSETASQLAAGSTTLASFAPPGKTKFDAARSDDDRESSWIFSSPTSSGRNAGASPLLSLSGRAPFQRGLSSHSESPYPAFLPKAASARSSTSCESQFLSVPNAERDCVQHSPSVSPPPSTDHATVFEGDGGDASKTQQLTPSKPCKLPAEYEAVALLLRARQEAKNEGDESPRNRFAGEADAMIAAWLRNLSNEDFDVLLRYIRRVTGAKRSESSAFAPARTARVSGASSSLGVPAQAVSAISQASPEFRGVTPSQGYPRKPEKSQSPPSHFLLSGCEPSDNPKTDVAGLERHLRTALQCAGASSGTPENCMLPVLASVREEIRGMPSEKETRARFVEDLYEVRRNAFHRQEAARYGGYVSCLACGCTVCGCSKFGEGQPSWISTLLLTAPSSSWTCARAMEREFDRKNAERAAAAATAKAARGGRFPKKAEKGPCHVYNTRCSSAASIGNVTPSTATGNGKGTMLSEAPAEGATGKTAGSWAGWNGWARRPETPKKRRVKESLESGIRFANALSQVEEESEDEPNPSAKDTSVYTLPALESGNAPRDGRASAASSKRKHTFLEPAALPCFSVKRMRHAELQGEILEEGAGKLDGCDSGKEKGIASRTRTAKKPLRLSVSSKLPYLRSGAEHSGHELFRSRAKPDGELSCEVNAARRGKRSCSSEVHNHGGQSTRPRTSSVRDGKIPSLGVSGTDLAQQPPAKALGHQEKTPHSETIDSNKGTTAKESKRVSTAKAGTAKGAFPQRRQFRIHHMIPEPEVKEGLLFNPTPAHFNKYPKARGVWFDPHRNLVRTCWKENGKAKTVGFPVAKFGLDEARFLAVQLHQFKCPEDPVPSDLQGKLPAVPRQEFEWC; encoded by the coding sequence GCGGCAGCAAGTCACTCGTCTCACAGCTCTGCCAGTACCGTCGGGGACCTCAGCGATGGCAGCAGCGACCCGGATTCGCAGCCCTCGCGGGGGGATGTTCGCGATGAAGAGCTCGCAAAAGCTGCCGTCTTCGACGCACTGACTCCCAAGCATTCGCCGGAACCGAGAGCAGTTGCAGCGGAATTGCACACGGCCCCGGTAGTCGGACCAGACGATACCTCCCGACCAATTGCCTTGTTTCACCCTGACGGCCCTGAAGAGAACGCGTGGAAGGCCGATGGCGAAACAGCAACGATACACGGGGGAGAGGCAAgccaggaagaaggcgccgaTTCTTCGTCTGAGGACTTGCGACAAGACCAACGAACGCAGGGGCGTCCTGTCGCTTCACCCCTACCCAGCTCCTTTGAGCATGCGTCGTCTTTCCTGCGCCTTGTTTCTTCGGCCATAGGGGCACCGCAAGCAGGCAGTTCGCTCTCGAGACTCGGCATTCCGGTCCGGAGCGAAACAGCTTCCCAGCTGGCCGCCGGATCTACAACTCTCGCCTCGTTCGCGCCGCCTGGAAAAACGAAGTTTGATGCGGCCCGCTCAGACGATGACCGGGAGTCTTCCTGgattttctcctctcccacTTCCTCGGGTAGAAACGCGGGAGCTTCCCCCCTCCTAAGCTTGAGTGGACGCGCCCCGTTCCAACGGGGCCTCTCGTCCCACAGCGAGTCGCCCTACCCTGCTTTTTTGCCAAAGGCCGCAAGCGCGCGGTCGAGCACTTCGTGCGAGTCTcagtttctgtctgttccaAATGCCGAGCGAGACTGTGTCCAGCACTCTCCGTCTGTTTCCCCGCCTCCGTCGACGGACCATGCGACTGTGTTCGAGGGTGACGGCGGAGATGCCTCAAAAACCCAACAGCTGACCCCTTCCAAGCCCTGCAAGCTTCCTGCCGAGTACGAGGCTGTCGCGCTCCTTTTGCGTGCTcgacaggaagcgaaaaacgaggGCGACGAGTCCCCCCGCAACCGTTTCGCTGGAGAAGCTGACGCAATGATTGCCGCATGGCTGAGAAATCTATCCAACGAAGATTTTGACGTGCTGCTAAGGTACATCCGGAGAGTGACTGGAGCTAAACGCTCGGAGTCGTCTGCCTTTGCACCTGCACGCACGGCCAGAGTCTCGGGGGCTTCGAGTTCACTCGGTGTACCGGCACAGGCCGTCTCTGCTATTTCTCAAGCCTCACCTGAATTCCGAGGTGTCACTCCCTCTCAGGGCTACCCGAGAAAACCTGAGAAATCCCAGTCGCCTCCGTCGCACTTCCTGCTGTCTGGCTGTGAACCCAGCGACAACCCGAAGACCGACGTGGCGGGTCTGGAGCGACACCTGCGGACCGCGCTTCAGTGCGCCGGGGCTTCTAGCGGAACTCCTGAAAACTGTATGTTGCCGGTGCTGGCCTCCGTCCGTGAAGAGATTCGCGGCATGCCCTCTGAGAAAGAGACCCGAGCACGTTTCGTGGAGGACTTGTACGAAGTCCGGAGGAACGCTTTTCACCGCCAAGAAGCCGCGCGGTATGGAGGGTACGTTTCTTGTCTCGCGTGCGGGTGCACGGTGTGCGGGTGCTCGAAATTCGGCGAAGGCCAGCCGTCGTGGATCTCCACACTTTTGCTCACCGCTCCTTCCAGTTCGTGGACCTGCGCGAGGGCAATGGAGCGGGAGTTCGACAGGAAAAATGCCGAACGCGCAGCCGCTGccgcgacagcgaaggcggcACGTGGTGGTCGGTTCCCaaagaaagccgagaaaggTCCCTGTCACGTCTACAACACACGCTGTTCCTCAGCTGCGTCCATCGGGAACGTGACACCTTCAACTGCTACGGGGAACGGAAAAGGCACTATGCTGTCGGAAGCGCCTGCCGAGGGTGCAACTGGTAAGACAGCTGGATCGTGGGCAGGGTGGAATGGCTGGGCTCGGCGGCCAGAAACCCCGAAAAAGCGACGCGTCAAAGAGTCGCTTGAGTCCGGAATCCGATTTGCGAATGCTCTCAGTcaagttgaagaagaaagcgaggatGAACCAAATCCATCGGCAAAGGACACAAGCGTGTACACTCTGCCGGCTCTTGAGTCTGGCAACGCTCCACGAGACGGCCGCGCCTCTGCAGCAAGttcgaaaagaaaacacacgTTTCTGGAACCTGCTGCTCTCCCGTGTTTCTCTGTCAAGCGAATGAGACATGCTGAGCTTCAAGGCGAGATCCTGGAAGAAGGCGCTGGGAAATTAGATGGGTGTGATTCAGGCAAAGAAAAGGGTATTGCATCGCGTACGCGGACCGCGAAAAAACCACTGCGTCTTTCGGTGTCTTCGAAACTGCCTTATCTCCGATCGGGCGCGGAGCATTCCGGCCACGAACTGTTTAGGTCACGCGCAAAACCCGATGGAGAACTTTCCTGCGAAGTGAACGcggcgaggcgaggaaagcgaTCATGTTCTTCGGAGGTCCACAATCATGGGGGCCAGAGCACGCGCCCACGCACTTCCTCGGTTCGAGATGGAAAAATTCCGAGTTTAGGAGTCAGTGGAACAGACCTGGCGCAGCAGCCACCCGCAAAGGCTCTAGGCCATCAAGAGAAGACTCCTCATTCTGAAACGATTGACTCGAACAAAGGAACGACGGCGAAGGAAAGCAAGCGTGTCTCAACCGCGAAAGCCGGCACTGCAAAGGGCGCCTTCCCCCAGAGGCGCCAATTTCGAATTCACCATATGATTCCAGAGCCTGAAGTCAAGGAAGGGCTACTTTTCAACCCGACGCCTGCTCATTTCAACAAGTACCCGAAGGCGCGAGGCGTGTGGTTCGACCCGCATCGAAATCTCGTCAGAACAtgctggaaagaaaacggaaaagcCAAAACTGTCGGCTTCCCAGTCGCCAAGTTCGGTCTCGACGAAGCCCGGTTCTTGGCTGTTCAGCTCCACCAATTCAAGTGCCCCGAGGACCCTGTCCCAAGTGATCTGCAGGGGAAGCTGCCGGCGGTTCCACGTCAGGAGTTTGAGTGGTGCTAA